In Halobacteria archaeon AArc-dxtr1, the sequence GGATCCAACGAAAGATCACGGCACCGTCGCACAGGCATTGCGCGAGGAGAACGGGCCGGCAGCGATCGCCGAACGGTCACTCCCGATGATCGAGGAGTTCCTCGAGACGGAGCCGACTGTCCTCGTCGACGGAATTCGCTCGGACGTCGAAGTCGACGTCTTCGAGGCGGAGTTCGGGGCGGCGTTCACGCTCGTCAGCGTCGAAGCACCGTTCGAGATCCGCGCCGAACGGATCGGTACGCGCGGCCGAGACGCGGACGAAGACGACGGCGGCGAGTCCCTCGCGGCCCGAGACGAGCGCGAGCGCGGCTTCGGGATGGAGGAGGCGATGGCACGCGCCGACGTCGTCATCGAGAACACTGAGTCGCTGTCGGCGTTCCAGGATCGGGTTCGCGATATCGTCACCGACAAACACACCCAGACGGATGGAAACCGGGTAGAACAACGATGAGTAGCGAGACGACGGACGGGGGCGTCTATCGCGTTCACGTCGAGATCACTGCTCCCGTCTACGATACCGAGGTGACCGCCCGCGTCGCAGACGCGGTCGCGAACATCTTCCCAGGCGCCGACCTCGAAGAGAGCCACGGCGAAATCAGGGGAGAGACCCACTCGCTTTCGCACCTCTCGGAACTCCTCCATCGCCAGGAGATTCTTGACACTGCCCGCGGCGAGTTCTTCGAGCGCCGGCAAGGCGATACGTTCTCGTTCGCGCTCAAGAAGCAAGCCGCGTTCGAAGGCCGCGTGAACTTCTCGGTCGGCGAACCAGACGAA encodes:
- a CDS encoding AAA family ATPase, which codes for MHVIGTVGLPGSGKGEAAAVARQEGIPVVTMGDVVRAETEDRGLDPTKDHGTVAQALREENGPAAIAERSLPMIEEFLETEPTVLVDGIRSDVEVDVFEAEFGAAFTLVSVEAPFEIRAERIGTRGRDADEDDGGESLAARDERERGFGMEEAMARADVVIENTESLSAFQDRVRDIVTDKHTQTDGNRVEQR
- a CDS encoding coaE operon protein, with protein sequence MSSETTDGGVYRVHVEITAPVYDTEVTARVADAVANIFPGADLEESHGEIRGETHSLSHLSELLHRQEILDTARGEFFERRQGDTFSFALKKQAAFEGRVNFSVGEPDELGEIAVRVRVDEPDVEPYVDHVAPPTEDGRPVTE